From the genome of Phalacrocorax aristotelis chromosome 15, bGulAri2.1, whole genome shotgun sequence, one region includes:
- the LOC142064789 gene encoding immunoglobulin lambda-1 light chain-like isoform X2, producing the protein MAWAPLLLAVLVHGSGSLVQAALTQPPSVSANPGQTIQITCSGVYSSYGTYTGWYQQKVPGTAPVTVIYQSNKRPSDIPSRFSGSASGSTATLTISGVQAEDEAVYYCGSYDSSSSTGVFGPGTMLTVLGQPKVSPTVHLFPPSKDQLSTQNKATLVCLMGDFYPGAVQVSWTADGKALSSGVETSQPQRQTNNQYMASSYLTLSASEWQRYDTFACKVTHEAGNVEKSLKRSQCS; encoded by the exons ATGGCCTGGGCCCCTCTCCTCCTCGCGGTGCTCGTCCACGGCTCAG gtTCCCTGGTCCAGGCAGCGCTGACTCAGCCGCCCTCGGTGTCAGCGAACCCGGGACAAACCATCCAGATCACCTGCTCCGGGGTTTACAGCAGCTATGGCACCTATACTGGCTGGTACCAGCAGAAGGTGCCTGGCACTGCCCCTGTCACTGTGATCTATCAGAGCAACAAGAGACCCTCTGACATCCCTTCACGATTCTCTGGATCTGCATCTGGCTCCACAGCCACATTAACCATCTCTGGGGTGCAAGCCGAGGACGAGGCTGTCTATTACTGTGGTAGCTacgacagcagcagcagtac TGGTGTTTTCGGGCCCGGGACCATGCTGACCGTCCTAG GCCAGCCCAAGGTCTCCCCCACCGTCCACCTCTTCCCGCCGTCCAAGGACCAGCTCTCGACGCAGAACAAAGCCACCCTGGTGTGTCTGATGGGAGACTTCTACCCTGGTGCCGTGCAGGTGAGCTGGACGGCCGACGGCAAGGCCCTCAGCAGTGGCGTCGAGACCAGCCAGCCCCAGCGGCAGACCAACAACCAGTACATGGCCAGCAGCTACCTGACACTGAGTGCCTCCGAATGGCAGCGATACGACACCTTCGCCTGCAAGGTCACACACGAGGCAGGCAATGTGGAGAAAAGCCTGAAGAGATCCCAGTGCTCCTAA
- the LOC142064789 gene encoding immunoglobulin lambda-1 light chain-like isoform X1 has translation MAWAPLLLAVLVHGSGSLVQAALTQPPSVSANPGQTIQITCSGVYSSGNVGWFQQKVPGTAPVTVIYDSDNRPSDIPSRFAGSYSGSTATLTISGVQAEDEAVYYCGSYDSSSMCGVFGPGTMLTVLGQPKVSPTVHLFPPSKDQLSTQNKATLVCLMGDFYPGAVQVSWTADGKALSSGVETSQPQRQTNNQYMASSYLTLSASEWQRYDTFACKVTHEAGNVEKSLKRSQCS, from the exons ATGGCCTGGGCCCCTCTCCTCCTCGCGGTGCTCGTCCACGGCTCAG gtTCCCTGGTCCAGGCAGCGCTGACTCAGCCGCCCTCGGTGTCAGCGAACCCGGGACAAACCATCCAGATCACCTGCTCCGGGGTTTACAGCAGTGGCAATGTTGGCTGGTTCCAGCAGAAGGTGCCTGGCACTGCCCCTGTCACTGTGATCTACGACAGCGACAATAGACCCTCTGACATCCCTTCACGATTCGCTGGATCTTACTCCGGCTCCACAGCCACATTAACCATCTCTGGGGTGCAAGCCGAGGACGAGGCTGTCTATTACTGTGGTAGCTacgacagcagcagca TGTGTGGTGTTTTCGGGCCCGGGACCATGCTGACCGTCCTAG GCCAGCCCAAGGTCTCCCCCACCGTCCACCTCTTCCCGCCGTCCAAGGACCAGCTCTCGACGCAGAACAAAGCCACCCTGGTGTGTCTGATGGGAGACTTCTACCCTGGTGCCGTGCAGGTGAGCTGGACGGCCGACGGCAAGGCCCTCAGCAGTGGCGTCGAGACCAGCCAGCCCCAGCGGCAGACCAACAACCAGTACATGGCCAGCAGCTACCTGACACTGAGTGCCTCCGAATGGCAGCGATACGACACCTTCGCCTGCAAGGTCACACACGAGGCAGGCAATGTGGAGAAAAGCCTGAAGAGATCCCAGTGCTCCTAA